Proteins encoded together in one Cellulomonas gilvus ATCC 13127 window:
- a CDS encoding bifunctional methylenetetrahydrofolate dehydrogenase/methenyltetrahydrofolate cyclohydrolase produces MTAQILDGTATAAAIKAELTARVAALAARGVTPGLGTLLVGDDPGSRWYVAGKHRDCAEVGIASIQEELPGDATQEQIEAAVRRLNENPACTGFIVQLPLPKGIDTHRVLELVDPDKDADGLHPTNLGRLVLRVNEPVTSPLPCTPRGIIELIERHGIELAGADVVVVGRGVTVGRSIGLLLTRRAVNATVTLTHTGTDDLAEHTRHADVVVAAAGVPGVVTADIVKPGAVVVDVGVSRAVDPETGKSRVVGDVDPGVRDVAAWVSPNPGGVGPMTRAMLLSNVVEAAERHAG; encoded by the coding sequence ATGACCGCGCAGATCCTCGACGGCACGGCCACCGCGGCGGCCATCAAGGCCGAGCTCACGGCGCGTGTGGCGGCCCTCGCCGCACGCGGTGTCACGCCCGGGCTCGGCACGCTCCTGGTCGGCGACGACCCGGGCAGCCGGTGGTACGTCGCAGGCAAGCACCGTGACTGCGCCGAGGTCGGCATCGCCTCCATCCAGGAGGAGCTGCCGGGCGACGCGACGCAGGAGCAGATCGAGGCCGCCGTGCGGCGCCTCAACGAGAACCCGGCGTGCACGGGCTTCATCGTCCAGCTGCCGCTGCCGAAGGGCATCGACACGCACCGGGTCCTCGAGCTGGTGGACCCGGACAAGGACGCGGACGGCCTGCACCCGACGAACCTGGGCCGCCTGGTCCTGCGCGTCAACGAGCCCGTGACCAGCCCGCTGCCGTGCACACCGCGCGGGATCATCGAGCTGATCGAGCGGCACGGGATCGAGCTCGCGGGGGCCGACGTCGTGGTGGTCGGCCGGGGCGTGACCGTGGGTCGGTCGATCGGCCTGCTGCTCACGCGCCGCGCCGTCAACGCGACCGTGACGCTCACGCACACCGGCACCGACGACCTCGCCGAGCACACGCGCCACGCGGACGTCGTCGTCGCGGCGGCCGGCGTCCCCGGCGTCGTGACGGCGGACATCGTCAAGCCGGGTGCCGTCGTGGTCGACGTGGGCGTCTCGCGCGCGGTGGACCCGGAGACGGGCAAGAGCCGCGTCGTGGGTGACGTCGACCCCGGCGTCCGCGACGTCGCGGCGTGGGTCTCGCCCAACCCGGGTGGGGTCGGGCCGATGACGCGCGCGATGCTGCTGAGCAACGTGGTCGAGGCCGCCGAGCGCCACGCGGGCTGA
- the galT gene encoding galactose-1-phosphate uridylyltransferase — protein MTSDTRAHVRITPTHLADGRELFYFDDSEPYVSGAATRRLDDPRPLPDRFAPDEDGHVPAGPELRRDPLTGEWIAMAAHRMNRTFLPPADANPLAPARPGATYQDGEIPADAYDVVVFENRFPSLMRVPGVTDEVALQDGEELWQTRPAAGRCEVVCFSSDPTASLRTVSPQRMRTIIEAWAHRTEALNATEGIEQVFAFENRGKEIGVTLHHPHGQIYALPYLAPRTAAMLATAQEHRAATGRLLGRDVLEAELRHGARVVLESEHWVAYVPFAARWPVEVHLVPRRDVPDLPALTDDERADLATTYLELLRRLDLFFVDDETAIPLPYISGWHQAPARQGRDDWRLSLQIFSVLRAPGKLKYLAGVESGVAAWVSDTTPERIANRLKELA, from the coding sequence ATGACGAGCGACACCCGCGCCCACGTGCGCATCACACCCACGCACCTGGCGGACGGCCGCGAGCTGTTCTACTTCGACGACTCCGAGCCCTACGTCTCGGGTGCCGCCACGCGCAGGCTCGACGACCCGCGCCCCCTGCCCGACCGGTTCGCGCCCGACGAGGACGGCCACGTGCCCGCGGGCCCGGAGCTGCGCCGCGACCCGCTCACGGGCGAGTGGATCGCGATGGCCGCGCACCGCATGAACCGCACGTTCCTGCCGCCCGCTGACGCCAACCCCCTGGCCCCCGCCAGGCCCGGCGCCACGTACCAGGACGGGGAGATCCCCGCCGACGCGTACGACGTCGTGGTGTTCGAGAACCGCTTCCCCTCGCTCATGCGCGTGCCGGGCGTCACCGACGAGGTCGCGCTGCAGGACGGCGAGGAGCTGTGGCAGACCCGCCCGGCCGCGGGCCGCTGCGAGGTCGTGTGCTTCTCCTCCGACCCGACCGCGTCGCTGCGCACCGTGAGCCCGCAGCGCATGCGCACGATCATCGAGGCGTGGGCGCACCGGACGGAGGCGCTCAACGCGACCGAGGGCATCGAGCAGGTCTTCGCGTTCGAGAACCGCGGCAAGGAGATCGGCGTCACGCTGCACCACCCGCACGGCCAGATCTACGCGCTGCCCTACCTGGCACCGCGCACCGCGGCGATGCTCGCCACCGCGCAGGAGCACCGGGCCGCGACCGGCCGTCTGCTGGGCCGCGACGTGCTCGAGGCCGAGCTCCGGCACGGCGCGCGCGTGGTCCTCGAGTCCGAGCACTGGGTCGCGTACGTGCCGTTCGCGGCGCGCTGGCCCGTCGAGGTGCACCTGGTCCCGCGCCGCGACGTCCCGGACCTCCCGGCGCTGACCGACGACGAGCGCGCCGACCTGGCCACGACGTACCTCGAGCTGCTGCGCCGGCTGGACCTGTTCTTCGTCGACGACGAGACCGCCATCCCGCTCCCCTACATCTCCGGCTGGCACCAGGCGCCCGCGCGGCAGGGGCGCGACGACTGGCGCCTGTCGCTGCAGATCTTCTCCGTGCTGCGCGCACCCGGGAAGCTCAAGTACCTCGCCGGCGTCGAGTCCGGGGTCGCGGCGTGGGTGTCCGACACCACGCCCGAGCGCATCGCGAACCGGCTGAAGGAGCTCGCATGA
- the galK gene encoding galactokinase: MTTWAHAWDQATGQDRARAAFAAAFGATPPSGVWSAPGRVNLIGEHTDYNGGLCLPVPLAHRTYAALRPRVDEVARMASSWDPTAVVSLELASVAPGTVDGWTAYVAGVAWSLRELGLDVPGFDVAIDSCVPVGAGLSSSAALECSVALALDAVHGLGQSREALTAACVRAENEIAGAPTGGMDQAAALRTIDGHALLLDCRDLSVRHVPFDPAAEGLALLVIDTRAEHALVDGQYAARRATCEEAAALLGVPTLRELTDAPGGAERALATLADGSPGADVRVRRVRHVLAEIERVKQFVALLDAGRLRDVGPLLDASHTSLRDDYEVSCRELDVAVEAARAAGALGARMTGGGFGGSAIALVEADAVDAVADAVDAAFRAQGLTPPAFVA; encoded by the coding sequence ATGACGACGTGGGCCCACGCCTGGGACCAGGCGACGGGACAGGACCGCGCACGAGCGGCCTTCGCCGCGGCGTTCGGCGCGACCCCGCCCTCGGGGGTGTGGTCCGCACCGGGACGCGTCAACCTCATCGGCGAGCACACGGACTACAACGGTGGCCTGTGCCTGCCGGTCCCGCTCGCGCACCGCACGTACGCGGCGCTGCGGCCGCGGGTCGACGAGGTGGCCCGCATGGCCTCGTCGTGGGACCCGACCGCCGTCGTCTCGCTCGAGCTCGCGAGCGTGGCACCCGGCACGGTCGACGGCTGGACCGCGTACGTCGCGGGTGTCGCGTGGTCGCTGCGCGAGCTCGGGCTGGACGTGCCGGGCTTCGACGTCGCGATCGACTCGTGCGTGCCCGTGGGTGCGGGGCTGTCGTCGTCGGCCGCGCTCGAGTGCTCGGTGGCGCTCGCGCTCGACGCGGTGCACGGGCTGGGTCAGTCGCGTGAGGCCCTCACGGCCGCGTGCGTGCGCGCCGAGAACGAGATCGCGGGCGCCCCGACCGGCGGCATGGACCAGGCCGCCGCGCTGCGCACGATCGACGGGCACGCGCTGCTGCTCGACTGCCGGGACCTGAGCGTGCGCCACGTGCCGTTCGACCCGGCCGCCGAGGGCCTCGCTCTGCTGGTGATCGACACGCGCGCCGAGCACGCGCTCGTCGACGGGCAGTACGCCGCGCGACGCGCGACGTGCGAGGAGGCCGCGGCGCTGCTCGGCGTGCCGACGCTGCGCGAGCTCACCGACGCCCCCGGCGGCGCCGAGCGCGCGCTGGCCACGCTGGCCGACGGCTCCCCGGGCGCCGACGTGCGCGTCCGCCGCGTGCGTCACGTGCTCGCGGAGATCGAGCGCGTCAAGCAGTTCGTCGCGCTGCTCGACGCGGGGCGCCTGCGGGACGTCGGGCCGCTGCTCGACGCGTCGCACACGTCCCTGCGCGACGACTACGAGGTCTCGTGCCGCGAGCTCGACGTCGCCGTCGAGGCAGCCCGTGCCGCGGGCGCGCTCGGCGCCCGGATGACGGGTGGCGGGTTCGGCGGCTCGGCCATCGCACTGGTCGAGGCGGACGCGGTGGACGCGGTCGCCGACGCCGTCGACGCCGCGTTCCGGGCGCAGGGTCTGACCCCGCCGGCGTTCGTCGCCTGA
- a CDS encoding MFS transporter encodes MTGTPVPTGAVPRSLLQHRDFRWLWAGDALGQLGAQLTALVLPIYAVDHLRATEWQMGVLTAAETAAFLVIGLPAGAWVDRMRKRRVLVVADLVRAAVLAVVVVAAATDRASIPLLVAVAAAISVANVFFDVAHQSYVPGLVGLDHVVEGNAKLQATQSVALVAGPAIGGALLRVVAAPAVIVVTVVTYVLSACGVGRIRHVEQPPAPHERRPLRSEIAEGLRFVVHQPLLRRIVATTSISNLGAAVSGAVMVIYALRTLGLDSAAFGTVVSASALGGLAGAFAAGRLSTWIGEARIIPLSALTLAPAGAVAPLASVLPVDPQVTLVVGGVVLSFAVIVYNVAQVSFRQRLCPPALLGRMNASVRFIVWGSMPIGGLLGGWLGHAIGVVTTLWVAAAIGAVATLPVALCSALRRRDLPLDARGTSDEPTADPDRAADTPVP; translated from the coding sequence GTGACCGGCACCCCCGTCCCGACCGGCGCCGTCCCGCGCTCGCTGCTGCAGCACCGCGACTTCCGGTGGCTGTGGGCCGGCGATGCGCTGGGCCAGCTCGGTGCGCAGCTGACCGCGCTGGTCCTGCCGATCTACGCGGTGGACCACCTGCGCGCCACCGAGTGGCAGATGGGCGTCCTCACGGCTGCCGAGACGGCCGCGTTCCTGGTCATCGGGCTGCCCGCGGGCGCGTGGGTGGACCGGATGCGCAAGCGCCGCGTCCTGGTGGTCGCCGACCTGGTGCGCGCCGCGGTGCTCGCGGTGGTGGTCGTGGCCGCGGCGACGGACCGCGCGAGCATCCCGCTGCTCGTGGCGGTCGCCGCGGCGATCAGCGTGGCGAACGTCTTCTTCGACGTCGCGCACCAGAGCTACGTGCCCGGCCTGGTCGGGCTCGACCACGTCGTGGAGGGGAACGCCAAGCTCCAGGCCACGCAGTCGGTCGCGCTCGTCGCCGGGCCCGCGATCGGCGGCGCGCTGCTGCGCGTCGTCGCCGCACCCGCCGTCATCGTCGTCACGGTGGTCACCTACGTGCTGTCGGCGTGCGGGGTGGGTCGCATCCGGCACGTCGAGCAGCCGCCCGCACCGCACGAGCGCCGACCCCTGCGCAGCGAGATCGCCGAGGGCCTGCGGTTCGTCGTGCACCAGCCGCTGCTGCGCAGGATCGTCGCGACCACGTCGATCTCGAACCTCGGCGCGGCGGTCTCGGGCGCCGTGATGGTGATCTACGCACTCCGCACGCTCGGGCTCGACTCCGCCGCGTTCGGCACGGTCGTCTCCGCGTCCGCGCTCGGCGGCCTGGCGGGGGCGTTCGCCGCGGGCCGGCTCAGCACGTGGATCGGCGAGGCGCGCATCATCCCGCTGTCCGCGCTCACGCTCGCCCCCGCGGGCGCGGTCGCGCCGCTGGCGTCGGTGCTGCCCGTGGACCCGCAGGTGACGCTCGTGGTCGGCGGCGTCGTCCTGAGCTTCGCGGTGATCGTCTACAACGTCGCGCAGGTGAGCTTCCGTCAGCGCCTGTGCCCGCCCGCGCTCCTGGGCCGGATGAACGCATCCGTGCGGTTCATCGTGTGGGGCTCGATGCCGATCGGCGGGCTCCTGGGCGGGTGGCTCGGGCACGCGATCGGTGTGGTGACGACGTTGTGGGTCGCCGCCGCGATCGGCGCGGTGGCCACGCTGCCCGTCGCGCTCTGCTCGGCGCTGCGGCGACGCGACCTGCCGCTCGACGCACGCGGCACGTCGGACGAGCCGACGGCGGACCCGGACCGTGCGGCCGACACGCCCGTGCCCTGA
- a CDS encoding winged helix-turn-helix domain-containing protein → MPLSPSSPPDVPGVPAVSDDPDADARALASSLRLRILRLCLDESLTNREIARRLDRNPATVLHHVRTLVDRGFLVAGPVRRGARGSREVPYRATGRSWRMPPAPGRARVLVDTFLQEVALVPDLDSSPMVRLGLRLDRAAYEELVRRVDALVHEYADRAPDPDGTPYSLFLSLHEDVQRRAADDG, encoded by the coding sequence ATGCCGCTGAGCCCGTCCTCCCCGCCGGACGTGCCGGGCGTGCCGGCCGTCTCCGACGACCCGGACGCGGACGCGCGCGCGCTCGCGTCGTCGCTGCGGCTGCGCATCCTGCGGCTGTGCCTCGACGAGTCGCTCACCAACCGGGAGATCGCGAGGCGGCTCGACCGGAACCCGGCCACGGTGCTGCACCACGTCCGCACGCTCGTGGACCGGGGCTTCCTGGTGGCCGGACCCGTGCGACGCGGTGCGCGGGGCTCGCGCGAGGTGCCGTACCGGGCGACCGGACGGTCCTGGCGCATGCCGCCCGCGCCCGGCCGGGCGCGCGTGCTCGTCGACACGTTCCTGCAGGAGGTCGCGCTCGTGCCCGACCTGGACTCCAGCCCGATGGTCCGCCTGGGGCTCCGGCTCGACCGCGCGGCCTACGAGGAGCTGGTCAGGCGGGTGGACGCGCTGGTCCACGAGTACGCCGACCGGGCACCCGACCCGGACGGGACCCCGTACTCGCTGTTCCTCTCGCTGCACGAGGACGTGCAGCGGCGCGCGGCCGACGACGGCTGA
- a CDS encoding GntR family transcriptional regulator: MDATADGDGGLVVDLDLTSSVPPFEQIRQQIAGYVAAGRLRTGARLPTIRMLAADLGVAPGTVARAYRELEAAGLVATRRRTGTVVAADAVPADDAPMRAARSFVAQARAYGLSDQDALALVRGALQTHRPAAAAPGPSKEHS; the protein is encoded by the coding sequence GTGGACGCGACGGCGGACGGGGACGGCGGGCTCGTCGTCGACCTCGACCTGACGTCGTCCGTGCCGCCGTTCGAGCAGATCCGGCAGCAGATCGCGGGGTACGTCGCGGCCGGCCGGCTGCGCACGGGCGCGCGGCTGCCGACCATCCGGATGCTCGCGGCCGACCTGGGCGTCGCGCCCGGGACGGTGGCGCGCGCGTACCGCGAGCTCGAGGCCGCAGGGCTGGTCGCGACGCGTCGTCGCACCGGCACGGTGGTCGCGGCGGACGCCGTGCCCGCGGACGACGCCCCGATGCGTGCCGCCCGCAGCTTCGTCGCCCAGGCGCGGGCGTACGGGCTGTCCGACCAGGACGCCCTCGCGCTGGTGCGCGGCGCCCTCCAGACCCACCGGCCGGCCGCCGCGGCGCCCGGCCCGAGCAAGGAGCACTCATGA
- a CDS encoding exodeoxyribonuclease III has protein sequence MLSIATVNVNGIRAAYRRGMGQWLETRAPDVLLLQEVRATDEILADHLSPDAWHLAHEASQTKGRSGVAIASRLPMSAVRIGLGTGVPGDSGRWVEADLEVPARPGAPARTLTVVSAYVHSGTLNTPSMDEKYAFLDAVTARLRQIVDGGGYAVVAGDVNIAHREADIRNWKGNLKSAGFLPRERAYLDTWIDELGWHDEGRELGGEGPGPFTWWSWRGKAFDNDAGWRIDYQLATPALAEVAVKAVVDRADTYAERFSDHAPLVVEYDL, from the coding sequence GTGCTGAGCATCGCCACCGTCAACGTCAACGGCATCCGTGCCGCCTACCGCCGCGGCATGGGCCAGTGGCTCGAGACGCGCGCGCCCGACGTCCTGCTGCTGCAGGAGGTCCGGGCCACGGACGAGATCCTGGCGGACCACCTGAGCCCGGACGCGTGGCACCTGGCGCACGAGGCGAGCCAGACCAAGGGACGCTCGGGCGTGGCGATCGCGTCCCGGCTGCCGATGTCCGCGGTCCGCATCGGGCTGGGCACCGGGGTCCCGGGCGACTCGGGGCGCTGGGTCGAGGCGGACCTCGAGGTCCCCGCGCGGCCCGGTGCACCCGCTCGGACGCTGACGGTCGTCTCGGCGTACGTCCACTCCGGCACGCTCAACACCCCGTCGATGGACGAGAAGTACGCGTTCCTCGACGCCGTCACGGCCCGGCTGCGGCAGATCGTCGACGGTGGCGGGTACGCCGTGGTCGCGGGCGACGTGAACATCGCGCACCGCGAGGCCGACATCAGGAACTGGAAGGGCAACCTCAAGAGCGCGGGGTTCCTGCCGCGCGAGCGCGCGTACCTCGACACGTGGATCGACGAGCTCGGCTGGCACGACGAGGGCCGTGAGCTGGGCGGCGAGGGTCCGGGGCCGTTCACGTGGTGGTCGTGGCGCGGCAAGGCGTTCGACAACGACGCGGGCTGGCGCATCGACTACCAGCTGGCGACACCCGCGCTCGCCGAGGTCGCGGTGAAGGCCGTGGTCGACCGCGCGGACACGTACGCCGAGCGGTTCTCCGACCACGCACCCCTGGTGGTCGAGTACGACCTCTGA